A DNA window from Caulobacter mirabilis contains the following coding sequences:
- the cpaB gene encoding Flp pilus assembly protein CpaB yields the protein MRVATIASLGASALLGVGALFVAKIWLPSTQAGPSQAAAAAPSVKLSAIVAAKAALPYGHKLEAKDLTLIHVPADAVPEGAFTEVKQVVTLDNGGPVTLTPLAAREPLLPAKLSGAGAKPSVAAVIADGMRAYTIKVNDVAGGGGHVLPGDRVDVLLTQELGDGGGSVEGSGGGRKLFVSSIVIQNVHVLGMDMVADPASTEKFPPKTATLEVTVMDAGKLAVAAEAGTLSLALRRTGASEVAQASPVRLNGGWVGAPPPRPAPAAASAEAPRRVAAPAPSQPGRGLIVTQGDQRAVVNVPADRAGW from the coding sequence ATGCGGGTCGCCACCATCGCCAGTCTCGGCGCGTCGGCACTGCTCGGCGTCGGGGCGCTGTTCGTGGCCAAGATCTGGCTGCCCAGCACCCAGGCCGGGCCGAGCCAGGCCGCCGCCGCTGCGCCGTCGGTCAAGCTGTCGGCGATCGTCGCCGCCAAGGCCGCTCTGCCCTACGGACACAAGCTCGAGGCCAAGGACCTGACGCTGATCCACGTGCCGGCCGACGCCGTGCCCGAAGGCGCCTTCACCGAGGTCAAGCAGGTGGTGACGCTCGACAACGGCGGGCCTGTGACGCTGACTCCGCTGGCGGCGCGCGAACCGCTGCTGCCGGCCAAGCTCAGCGGCGCCGGCGCCAAGCCGTCGGTCGCCGCCGTCATCGCCGACGGCATGCGCGCCTACACCATCAAGGTCAACGACGTCGCCGGCGGCGGCGGCCATGTGCTGCCGGGCGATCGCGTCGATGTGCTGCTCACCCAGGAACTGGGCGACGGGGGAGGCTCGGTCGAGGGTTCGGGCGGCGGGCGCAAGCTCTTCGTCTCGTCCATCGTCATCCAGAACGTCCATGTCCTGGGCATGGACATGGTCGCCGACCCGGCCTCGACCGAGAAGTTTCCGCCCAAGACCGCGACTCTCGAGGTCACCGTGATGGACGCCGGCAAGCTGGCCGTGGCGGCGGAGGCAGGCACTCTGTCGCTCGCGCTGCGTCGGACCGGCGCCAGCGAGGTGGCCCAGGCTTCACCCGTGCGGCTCAACGGCGGCTGGGTCGGCGCGCCGCCCCCTCGGCCGGCCCCGGCGGCGGCGTCCGCCGAGGCCCCGCGTCGCGTCGCCGCGCCCGCGCCGAGCCAACCGGGCCGCGGACTGATCGTCACCCAGGGCGACCAGCGCGCCGTCGTCAATGTGCCCGCCGACCGGGCCGGATGGTGA
- the guaD gene encoding guanine deaminase has protein sequence MSNVRAYRAALVHFSDDPRAAGPEACIHHPDGLLLVEDGHVAACGDWRTLSATLPADVPVEHLPGRLLTPGFVDAHVHFPQTDMIGAPSGQLLDWLETRTFPTERAFADLAHARDTAKAFVAELLRNGTTTALVFGSVHRAATEALFEAADGLDMRLIAGKSLMDLGPEGLNETVEAGRADTEALIRDWSRRGRLGYAVTPRYALSSTPAQLEDAGRILARHDHVWMQTHLAENPGEVRLVGQAYPDACDYLDVYDRFGLVGPRSVFAHAVHMTDRSLHRMAKAGAAIAHCPTSNLFLGSGLYDLARVDAHGVRTGLGTDIGAGTSFSILSTAGCACQVAKLRGGALDPVRALYLATLGGARTLGLNDRIGSFRPGAEADFVALDPGATPLMARRTAGVSDLADLLSALMILGDDRAVARTWIAGRVAHDRG, from the coding sequence ATGTCGAACGTCCGCGCCTACCGCGCCGCCCTGGTTCACTTTTCGGACGATCCGCGGGCGGCGGGGCCGGAGGCCTGCATTCACCATCCCGACGGCCTGCTGCTGGTCGAGGACGGTCACGTCGCGGCTTGCGGCGACTGGCGGACGCTGTCGGCGACCCTGCCGGCCGATGTGCCCGTCGAGCATCTGCCGGGCCGGTTGCTGACGCCGGGGTTCGTCGACGCCCACGTCCATTTCCCCCAGACCGACATGATCGGCGCTCCCAGCGGCCAGCTGCTCGACTGGCTGGAGACGCGCACCTTCCCGACCGAGCGGGCGTTCGCCGATCTCGCCCACGCCCGCGACACGGCCAAAGCGTTCGTCGCCGAGCTGCTGCGCAACGGCACGACCACCGCCCTGGTTTTCGGCAGCGTTCACCGCGCGGCGACCGAGGCGCTGTTCGAGGCCGCCGACGGGCTCGACATGCGGCTGATCGCCGGCAAGTCGCTGATGGATCTCGGTCCTGAAGGCCTGAACGAGACGGTCGAGGCCGGCCGCGCGGACACCGAGGCCCTGATCCGCGACTGGAGCCGTCGAGGCCGTCTCGGCTACGCGGTGACGCCGCGCTACGCCCTGTCGTCGACACCGGCCCAGCTGGAGGACGCCGGCCGCATCTTGGCGCGACATGACCATGTCTGGATGCAGACCCACCTGGCCGAGAATCCCGGCGAGGTGCGGCTGGTCGGTCAGGCCTATCCGGATGCATGCGATTATCTCGACGTCTACGACCGCTTCGGCCTGGTCGGTCCACGCTCGGTGTTCGCCCACGCCGTCCACATGACCGATCGCAGCCTGCACCGCATGGCCAAGGCCGGCGCCGCGATCGCCCACTGTCCGACCTCGAACCTGTTCCTGGGCAGCGGCCTGTACGATCTCGCCCGCGTTGACGCTCATGGCGTGAGGACCGGGCTGGGCACCGATATCGGGGCGGGAACCAGCTTCTCGATCCTGTCGACGGCAGGGTGCGCCTGCCAGGTCGCCAAGCTGCGCGGCGGCGCGCTCGATCCGGTGCGGGCGCTCTATCTGGCCACCCTGGGCGGGGCGAGAACGCTGGGACTGAACGATCGGATCGGCAGTTTCCGGCCCGGCGCCGAGGCGGATTTCGTCGCGCTCGATCCGGGGGCGACGCCGCTTATGGCGCGCCGCACGGCGGGAGTTTCCGACCTCGCCGACCTGCTGTCGGCGTTGATGATCCTGGGGGACGACCGGGCCGTGGCGCGGACCTGGATCGCCGGCCGGGTCGCGCACGATCGTGGCTAA
- a CDS encoding DUF983 domain-containing protein, with product MAIEHFHDEPTSLEVAMRSCCPRCGEGKLFKGFLTLADRCDRCGLDLSFAEPADGPAFFVMTGIGIVVIALFAWIAVVWQPPIWFHFVTVFPALILGCLGTLRPVKAWLVAEQYIHKAEEGQWASLGGHGEGGFGLRGRAAEPSSED from the coding sequence ATGGCGATCGAACATTTCCACGACGAACCGACCAGCCTCGAGGTGGCGATGCGCAGCTGTTGCCCGCGCTGCGGCGAGGGCAAGCTGTTCAAGGGTTTCCTGACCCTGGCCGACCGGTGTGACCGTTGCGGGCTGGACCTCAGCTTCGCGGAGCCGGCCGACGGCCCGGCGTTCTTCGTGATGACCGGCATCGGCATCGTCGTGATCGCGTTGTTCGCCTGGATCGCCGTGGTCTGGCAGCCTCCGATCTGGTTCCACTTCGTGACCGTCTTCCCGGCGCTCATCCTTGGTTGTCTCGGGACCCTGCGGCCGGTGAAGGCCTGGCTGGTGGCCGAGCAGTACATCCACAAGGCCGAGGAAGGCCAATGGGCCAGCCTGGGCGGCCACGGTGAAGGCGGCTTCGGCCTGCGCGGCCGCGCCGCCGAGCCGTCGTCGGAGGACTAG